The Novosphingobium kaempferiae genome includes a window with the following:
- a CDS encoding GntR family transcriptional regulator: MTIVVRTLAERIFDVIRERIVEGKLPVMEPVRQDALAAELGVSKIPLREALARLEHEGLLTSQANRGWFVRPMSEDQAEEIYLLRLATEPAAAAYACTHADEADKDAARKAFEILDAAAKGNLNDVAVRNREFHVALVRPGKRLLTTQLVERLEVLAERYVIAHLQPAGRGDRAHNEHSELLETWLAGDAAKVKDLLTAHIASTLDDLRAHFTASQTG; this comes from the coding sequence GTGACAATCGTCGTCCGCACGCTTGCCGAACGCATCTTCGACGTCATCCGAGAACGGATCGTCGAGGGCAAGCTCCCGGTCATGGAACCGGTCCGGCAGGATGCCCTTGCCGCGGAACTCGGCGTCAGCAAGATCCCGCTGCGCGAGGCTCTGGCGCGGCTCGAACATGAGGGATTGCTGACCAGCCAGGCCAATCGCGGCTGGTTCGTCCGCCCGATGTCGGAGGATCAGGCCGAGGAGATCTACCTCCTGCGCCTCGCCACCGAGCCCGCCGCCGCTGCCTACGCCTGCACCCACGCGGACGAGGCCGACAAGGACGCGGCCCGCAAGGCCTTCGAAATCCTTGACGCCGCCGCCAAGGGCAACCTCAACGACGTGGCCGTGCGCAACCGCGAATTCCACGTCGCGCTGGTGCGCCCCGGCAAGCGCCTGCTCACCACGCAGCTGGTGGAGCGCCTCGAAGTGCTGGCGGAACGCTACGTCATCGCGCACCTCCAGCCCGCCGGGCGAGGCGACCGGGCGCATAACGAGCACAGCGAACTGCTCGAAACCTGGCTCGCGGGAGACGCGGCCAAGGTGAAGGATCTTCTCACCGCGCACATCGCCAGCACGCTGGACGACCTGCGCGCCCATTTCACAGCCAGCCAGACCGGCTGA
- a CDS encoding amino acid permease: MLGPRKSIEKLSQRASGHSLAKTLSWPHLIALGVGAIVGTGIYTLTGVGAERAGPAVILAFAIAGAVCACAALAYAEMATMIPAAGSAYTFSYAAMGETIAWIVGWSLILEYSLACSTVAVGWSGYLVGWIESAGIHLPHMLLVGPHGGGIVNLPAVLVALGVMGMLIAGTRESATLNIILVIIKLVALSIFVAMALPAFKGGNLEPFMPYGFASTEIEGQKRGVMAAAAIVFFAFYGFDAVATSAEEAKNPKRDLTIGIVGSMVVCTLIYMAVAIAAIGALPFQQLANSPEPLALVLRQLGHPTAAHLIALAAVVALPSVILVMMYGQSRVFFVMARDGLLPRALAKVSPRTGAPTRITLMTGISIAVVAGIFRLDEIAELANAGTLIAFMAVGACLMILRRRSPELPRLFRCPQPMLVGTLTILGCAYLLLSLPSTTLVRFGAWNVIGLLVYVLYGRLRSDAGREAAAAKA, encoded by the coding sequence ATGCTCGGACCGCGAAAATCCATTGAAAAACTGTCCCAACGCGCATCCGGGCACTCCCTTGCCAAGACGCTGAGCTGGCCGCATCTGATCGCGCTGGGTGTCGGCGCGATCGTCGGCACGGGCATCTACACGCTCACCGGCGTCGGCGCGGAACGCGCGGGACCGGCGGTGATCCTCGCCTTCGCGATCGCCGGTGCCGTCTGCGCCTGCGCCGCCCTCGCCTATGCCGAGATGGCGACGATGATCCCGGCGGCGGGCAGTGCCTACACCTTCTCCTACGCCGCGATGGGCGAAACGATCGCCTGGATCGTGGGATGGAGCCTCATCCTCGAATACTCGCTGGCCTGCTCGACCGTGGCGGTCGGGTGGTCGGGCTATCTGGTCGGATGGATCGAGTCCGCTGGGATACACCTGCCGCACATGCTGCTGGTCGGCCCGCACGGCGGCGGCATCGTCAACCTGCCCGCCGTGCTGGTGGCGCTGGGCGTGATGGGCATGCTGATCGCGGGGACGCGCGAGAGCGCAACGCTCAACATCATTCTCGTCATCATCAAGCTGGTGGCGCTGTCGATCTTCGTCGCTATGGCGCTGCCTGCCTTCAAGGGCGGCAACCTTGAGCCGTTCATGCCTTACGGCTTCGCCAGCACCGAGATCGAGGGCCAGAAGCGCGGCGTCATGGCCGCCGCCGCCATCGTCTTCTTCGCGTTCTACGGTTTCGACGCGGTGGCGACGTCGGCGGAAGAGGCCAAGAATCCCAAGCGCGACCTGACCATCGGCATCGTCGGTTCGATGGTGGTCTGCACGCTGATCTATATGGCCGTGGCCATCGCCGCGATCGGCGCGCTGCCTTTCCAGCAGCTCGCAAACTCGCCCGAGCCGCTCGCGCTGGTGCTGCGCCAGCTCGGCCATCCCACCGCCGCGCATCTGATCGCGCTGGCCGCCGTCGTCGCCCTGCCCTCGGTCATCCTCGTCATGATGTACGGCCAAAGCCGCGTGTTCTTCGTCATGGCGCGCGACGGCCTGCTGCCCCGCGCGCTCGCCAAAGTGAGCCCGCGCACCGGCGCGCCGACCCGCATCACGCTGATGACCGGCATTTCCATCGCCGTCGTCGCAGGCATCTTCCGCCTCGACGAGATCGCCGAGCTGGCCAACGCGGGCACGCTTATCGCCTTCATGGCCGTGGGCGCCTGCCTGATGATCCTGCGCCGCCGATCGCCCGAACTGCCGCGCCTGTTCCGCTGCCCGCAGCCGATGCTGGTCGGCACCCTGACGATCCTGGGCTGCGCCTACCTGCTGCTCAGCCTGCCGAGCACGACGCTAGTCCGCTTCGGTGCATGGAACGTCATCGGGCTGCTGGTCTATGTCCTCTACGGCCGCCTGCGCAGCGATGCGGGCCGCGAGGCTGCCGCCGCCAAGGCCTGA
- a CDS encoding glycoside hydrolase family 27 protein has translation MSRALFTAAALLGTCLSATPALAKTAYDGVWLFDETPPRPGVTMMEVKSKGDHIEGSVTTLWYGPVEMQNPRIEDGVLHFTARNINDKAHPTQNWSVAIEDGQARLKGRIWESDIDSKGRKSKAKDASERAFKFTALPPLGAPIPSKIAATPPMGWSSWNKFDEHIDDKTVRAMADAMVSTGLRDAGYLYVNIDDGWQGQRDANGVLQPNAKFPDMKALTDYVHSKGLKIGIYSSQGPRTCAGYEGSYGHVQQDAKTYAEWGFDYLKYDLCSGEWFYADADTVKRSYYEMGAALQATGREFIYSLCEYGRFDVGSWGRDVGGQLWRTTGDITDDYPAMAKIGFDKNGNPDWAGPHGWNDPDMLEVGNGGMSADEYRTHMSLWAMSAAPLMMGHDLRETSPETLAMLTNKRVIAIDQDAKGVQGKAVRKQGAVEVWAKPLVDGRVALALFNRGETATSLPLTPADAGLAKVSRVEDAWSGETANRLPAAYSVPARGAVMVIVGS, from the coding sequence ATGTCGCGCGCCCTGTTCACTGCCGCCGCCCTGCTCGGCACCTGCCTTTCCGCCACGCCTGCCCTTGCGAAAACCGCCTATGACGGCGTGTGGCTGTTCGACGAGACACCGCCGCGCCCCGGCGTCACGATGATGGAGGTCAAATCCAAGGGCGACCATATCGAGGGCAGCGTCACCACGCTTTGGTACGGCCCGGTCGAGATGCAGAACCCCCGCATAGAGGACGGCGTGCTCCACTTCACGGCGCGCAACATCAACGACAAGGCGCACCCGACCCAGAACTGGAGCGTCGCCATCGAGGACGGGCAGGCCCGCCTCAAGGGCCGCATCTGGGAGTCCGACATCGACAGCAAGGGCCGCAAGAGCAAGGCAAAGGACGCCAGCGAGCGCGCGTTCAAGTTCACCGCCCTGCCCCCGCTTGGCGCGCCGATCCCCAGCAAGATCGCCGCCACGCCGCCGATGGGCTGGAGCAGCTGGAACAAGTTCGACGAACACATCGACGACAAGACCGTGCGCGCCATGGCCGACGCGATGGTTTCGACGGGCCTGCGCGATGCGGGCTACCTCTACGTCAACATCGACGACGGCTGGCAGGGCCAACGTGACGCCAACGGCGTGCTCCAGCCCAATGCCAAGTTCCCGGACATGAAGGCGCTGACCGATTACGTCCATTCCAAAGGGCTGAAGATCGGCATCTACTCCTCGCAAGGGCCGCGCACCTGCGCCGGGTACGAGGGCAGCTACGGCCACGTCCAGCAGGATGCGAAGACTTACGCCGAGTGGGGCTTCGATTACCTGAAATACGACCTGTGCTCGGGCGAATGGTTCTATGCCGACGCCGACACCGTAAAGCGCAGCTATTACGAGATGGGCGCGGCGCTGCAGGCGACCGGGCGGGAATTCATCTATTCCCTGTGCGAATATGGCCGCTTCGATGTCGGCAGCTGGGGCCGCGATGTCGGCGGGCAGCTGTGGCGCACCACGGGCGACATCACCGACGATTACCCGGCCATGGCGAAGATCGGCTTCGACAAGAACGGCAACCCCGACTGGGCCGGGCCGCACGGCTGGAACGACCCGGACATGCTGGAAGTCGGCAACGGCGGCATGAGCGCGGACGAATATCGCACCCACATGTCGCTCTGGGCGATGTCCGCCGCACCGCTGATGATGGGCCATGACTTGCGCGAGACGTCGCCCGAGACGCTGGCAATGCTGACGAACAAGCGCGTCATCGCCATCGACCAAGATGCGAAGGGTGTGCAGGGCAAGGCGGTGCGCAAGCAGGGTGCGGTCGAAGTCTGGGCCAAGCCGCTTGTCGACGGCCGCGTGGCGCTGGCGCTGTTCAACCGGGGCGAGACGGCGACCTCGCTTCCGCTCACGCCAGCCGACGCGGGTCTCGCCAAAGTGTCGCGCGTCGAGGACGCATGGTCGGGCGAGACGGCGAATCGCCTGCCCGCCGCCTATTCCGTGCCCGCGCGCGGCGCAGTGATGGTCATCGTCGGCAGCTAA